TCTGCGTCAGGAATTCCGGCGGGACGTGATAGGGCGGCATGTAGAACACCTGCGGCTGCGTCCCGAACTGGGGATAGAGCGGCAGCGCGATCTTCTCGTCGGACTTGACGAGGTAGTTGATCGGACTACGTCCGCCCGGCGCGTCCCCGCCCGGTGACGGGGCGTCCGGGCCGCGGTTGATGTTGCCGTGGAGCCGGGTCTTCCCGATACACGAGGAGACACAGCGGGGGACGTTGCCGTCCTCGATCCTCGGGTAACAGCCGATGGGTTTCTCCGTGACGCCCGTCTCCGCGTTGAACATGGGCTTGTGGTACGGACAGGCCTTGACGCAGCGGCGGTAGCCACGACAGCGCTCCTGGTCGATCAGGACGACGCCGTCGTCGCGCTTGTAGACCGCCTGGCGCGGACAGGCCGCGAGACAGGCCGGGTTCTTGCAGTGGTTGCAGAGGCGGGGCAGGTAGAACTGCCAGATGTCGTGGTACTCGCCTTGCTCGACGTCGCTCTCGACGACGTCGTTCTCCGGGTACTCGCCGTGGACGGAGTCGTCGCCCAGCGCCGGGTACTCCCAGTCTTCCTTCTGGGCGATGTAGCCCGCGACCTCCTCGTCGCGGTCGGCGGCCTCGAAGATGGTCTGGCCCGCCTCGAGGTCGTCCAGCAGGCGCATGTCCCAGCCCATCGGATAGCCGCCGTAGGGCTCCGTCTCGACGTTCATCCACCACATGTACTCCTGACCCTTCCCCGAGGTCCAGGTGGACTTGCAGGCGAAGGAGCAGGTGTTGCAGTTGATACAGCGGTTCGTGTTGATGACCATGCCCCAGTGCCAGTCGCGGTCCTCCTCCCGGTGTTCGTAGGGATAGGAGTGCTCGCGGCCGAGCTGGGGGTTGTAGACGTCCGGCATTAGCTATCGCCTCCCTGCAGTGAGCCACCGGTAGACTCGCTTCGCTCGACTACCGAGCCCGGCTTCGCGCTGCTCAGCCGGACACCGATGTAATCCGTCATCGGCGCTCACCCCCTTGGAGTGAGCCGCCGATGTAGTCCTGCATCAGATCGTCTTTGCGCGCGTCGCCCGGGCGCCAGTCGGCCTCCTCGTACTTCTCGACCTCGACGAGGTCGTCGCGGTTCGTGCCGGTCGGCGCCCAGACGGTCTCCTCGTAGCCGTGTTCCAGTTCGGCCCCCTTCCAGACGATGTCGTCCTCGACGTGCTCGGAGATGTTGGGGTCGCCGAACACCGCCTTGTGGACGAGGTCGTCGGTCTCCTGGGCCGGGTCGAGCCAGATGTTCGTGGTGACGTTGTACCCCTTCTCGCTGTCGGGGTTCGCCTCGTCGTCCGGGAAGTGCTGGGGCCACCAGCCGTGCCAGATGGTGAGTTGACCCATGTCGCCCGCCGACCGCGGGCGCATCCGTTCGCTCACCATCGCGCGGACGACCAGGTCGCCCCGGAGCCCGCTGATGCGCACGTAGTCGCCGGTCTCCACGTCGATGTCCGCGGCGTCCTCGGGGTGGATCTCGACGAACGCCTCGCCGAGCGGCGGCGTGTCGTTGGTCTCGCCCTCGCCCTCCGGAAACGAGAAGTCCTCGACCAGGCGTTCGGTCCCGCCCGGATCGGCGCTGGTCGACCCGAAGTCCCTGGCCGACCAGATCAGGTTCCAGTCGGTCATCCCCCACGAGGAGTGGGTCCGGTACTTGGGATGGGGCGTGTTGTAGTAGAACTGGTACTCCTGGTCGTGGTAGATCGGATTCTCCTGATCCTTGGCCGTCTCCCACTTCTCGTTTCGCCCGTAGGGCGTGCCTTCGGGGCTCTCGATGTGGTCCAGGTCGGCCCGACCGAGTTCGAGGAAGCGGTCCTCCTCCTTGTGGAACTCCATCCGGCCGGTCTTGGTGTAGAACGGCCGGTCCTCGTTGATCTGCGACCAGAAGGGAATCCGGGGATAGGTCTTCAGCTGGAGCCGTTCCGGGCCGTCCTCGATGTCCTCGACGTCGATGTCCCGGGTGGTCATGCCCGCGTCGAGGGTCTGCTGGATGTACTCGCGGACGTCCTCGTCGTCGTCGAGGAACTTGTCGAAGTACGACCGGTAGGAGTCGACGTTGCGCTCTTCTGGCGGGAGCTTCTCGTCGAGTTTCTCCGCGACCAGCGCGACGATCTCCCCGTCCTGCTTGGTGTCGTAGATGGGGTCCATGATCCCGTGGTCCATGTGCAGGAAGGGGTTCTCCGGCCCGACGGTGATGTCGGGGTACTCACACTCCAGCCAGGAGTGGACGGGGAGGACGATGTCGGCGTGGCGGGCCGAGTACGTCATGTGCATGTCCGAGACGACGAACAGTTCGTTGCCCGTGTCCGGATGTTTGACGAAGTTCTCGACGACGTGTTGCTGGTGTTTGGTCTGGTTCAGCAGGTTGCAGTTCATCGTCCACAGGACCGCCGGCCGGGACATGGTGTAGGAGTCGGCGTTCTCCGGCATCACCGGCTCGTCGGCGTCGCCCTGCGGAACGAGATCGAGGTCGCCGTCGAAGTCCCCGCGAATCTGGTGGGGATCCAGTTGCTCGCCGCCGAAGAAGGCGAAGGCGTACCCCGGATACATCCCGTGGGCCGCGTGCCCGTCCGGGTTGACGTAGGACGGGTAGCCGTCCAGCAGTTCGATCTTGTACTGGCCGGAGTAGTTGTAGTAGCCGGCGCCGGGTTCGCCGATGTTGCCCAGCATCGACTGGACGAAGAAGATCGTCCGCTGGAGCGAGTCGTTGCTGTGGAACCAGTGGTTGATCCCCTCGCCGGTGAACCACTGGGCTTTCTCCGCGGCCGCCAGGTCCCGGGCGGTCTGCCGGATGCCGTCGGCGGGAATCGTCGTGATCTCCTCGACCGTCTCGGGATCGTAGTTCGCCAGGATGTTCTCCTTCTGTCGGACGAAGTCGGTGTGGACCGGGACCGCGCCGCCCTCGGCGAGGGTGATCTCGGTGTCGACCTCCAGCTGTGGCGTCGCCGGGGTCTCCTCGCCGACTTCCTCCCGCGTGATCGGGACGAGGTCGCCGTTCTGGGAGAGCGCGACGAAGTCACCCCAGTCGTTGGTCTCGTGTTGCTCGTCGAGGGTCTCGGCCGGCGGCGCGTGGTCTTCGAACACCTCGTGTGCGCGCAGGTACTTGCCGTCGTCCTGGCGGATCAGGAGCGGCAGCGTCGTGAACTGCCGCATGAACTCCTCGTCGTACAGCTTTTCGGTGATGATGACGTTCGCGATGCCCAGCGCGAAGGCGGGGTCGCTCCCGGGCCGGATGGGGAGCCAGCGGTCGCACTTCTGGACCGTCGGCGAGTAGTCGGGGTAGACCCCCACCATCTCGCCGCCGCGCTCGCGGGTCTCCTGCAGCCAGTGGTTGTCCGCGAGTTTGTTGTGGATCAGGTTCTTCCCCTGCATGATCGTGAAGTCGGCCTTCCGCCAGGCCGACGCGTCGGCGTCGCTGGTCTGGTAGCCCGTCGTGATGACGTGGCCCGGCGGCAGGTCGGCGTACCAGTCGTACTCCGTCCACTCACAGCCGCCGAAGATAGAGGCCAGCCGGCGCGCCGACCCGTGACGGGTGATCAGCCCGTCGGACTTGATCGCGTTGAAGACGTGGAAGCGCTTGTTGTCCTCCAGGTTCGCCATCTTCTCGGCGATCAGGTCGATCGCCTCGTCCCAGGAGACGCGCTCGAACTCGTCCTCGCCGCGACCCTCGGGATTCGGGTCCTCGGGGTCCCAGCCCTTCCGGACCATCGGGTACTTGATCCGGCTCGGCTCGAACGTCCGCCGGTGGAGGGTCAGCCCCTTCATGCAGCCGCGGGGGTTCCAGTGGCGGCTCACGTCCGCGTTCTCGTAGCCGCCCGGTCCACCAGGACCCGGGCTGCCCTCCTCCTCGTGGTAGATCTGTTCGGCCCGGATCGGCACCCCGTTTTTCATGTAGAAGTTCAGCGCACACGACTGCGTGCAGTTGGGGTGACAGACCGTCCAGTCCACGCTGTCGTACTGGTAGATGTCGTGGTACACCTGCTCCCAGTCACGGTTCGGGTAGGACCTGAGCGGGTTGTCCACGTCGGTCACCGGTTCGACGGTCTGGGTCGCCGACCAGGCGTCGCCCACGAGCGCCCCCACGGTGCCGGTCCCCGCCGCCGCGAGGAACTCACGCCGCGAGAGCGACATTGCTCACCTCCGCTTCCCCGACCGTCCGTTCACGATTCGCTACTGGCATACATCGGAGGATACGCGCGTCTCC
Above is a genomic segment from Halorientalis sp. LT38 containing:
- a CDS encoding 4Fe-4S dicluster domain-containing protein — its product is MPDVYNPQLGREHSYPYEHREEDRDWHWGMVINTNRCINCNTCSFACKSTWTSGKGQEYMWWMNVETEPYGGYPMGWDMRLLDDLEAGQTIFEAADRDEEVAGYIAQKEDWEYPALGDDSVHGEYPENDVVESDVEQGEYHDIWQFYLPRLCNHCKNPACLAACPRQAVYKRDDGVVLIDQERCRGYRRCVKACPYHKPMFNAETGVTEKPIGCYPRIEDGNVPRCVSSCIGKTRLHGNINRGPDAPSPGGDAPGGRSPINYLVKSDEKIALPLYPQFGTQPQVFYMPPYHVPPEFLTQMFTPNTEEKRNDWPGSTYRESIEIVQQRVRNPSHEVLGILQLFGATTRLIETYTVKETHVKGYDPSGEKVVDIPIEESLEIREGEQWTNQP
- a CDS encoding molybdopterin-containing oxidoreductase family protein; this translates as MSLSRREFLAAAGTGTVGALVGDAWSATQTVEPVTDVDNPLRSYPNRDWEQVYHDIYQYDSVDWTVCHPNCTQSCALNFYMKNGVPIRAEQIYHEEEGSPGPGGPGGYENADVSRHWNPRGCMKGLTLHRRTFEPSRIKYPMVRKGWDPEDPNPEGRGEDEFERVSWDEAIDLIAEKMANLEDNKRFHVFNAIKSDGLITRHGSARRLASIFGGCEWTEYDWYADLPPGHVITTGYQTSDADASAWRKADFTIMQGKNLIHNKLADNHWLQETRERGGEMVGVYPDYSPTVQKCDRWLPIRPGSDPAFALGIANVIITEKLYDEEFMRQFTTLPLLIRQDDGKYLRAHEVFEDHAPPAETLDEQHETNDWGDFVALSQNGDLVPITREEVGEETPATPQLEVDTEITLAEGGAVPVHTDFVRQKENILANYDPETVEEITTIPADGIRQTARDLAAAEKAQWFTGEGINHWFHSNDSLQRTIFFVQSMLGNIGEPGAGYYNYSGQYKIELLDGYPSYVNPDGHAAHGMYPGYAFAFFGGEQLDPHQIRGDFDGDLDLVPQGDADEPVMPENADSYTMSRPAVLWTMNCNLLNQTKHQQHVVENFVKHPDTGNELFVVSDMHMTYSARHADIVLPVHSWLECEYPDITVGPENPFLHMDHGIMDPIYDTKQDGEIVALVAEKLDEKLPPEERNVDSYRSYFDKFLDDDEDVREYIQQTLDAGMTTRDIDVEDIEDGPERLQLKTYPRIPFWSQINEDRPFYTKTGRMEFHKEEDRFLELGRADLDHIESPEGTPYGRNEKWETAKDQENPIYHDQEYQFYYNTPHPKYRTHSSWGMTDWNLIWSARDFGSTSADPGGTERLVEDFSFPEGEGETNDTPPLGEAFVEIHPEDAADIDVETGDYVRISGLRGDLVVRAMVSERMRPRSAGDMGQLTIWHGWWPQHFPDDEANPDSEKGYNVTTNIWLDPAQETDDLVHKAVFGDPNISEHVEDDIVWKGAELEHGYEETVWAPTGTNRDDLVEVEKYEEADWRPGDARKDDLMQDYIGGSLQGGERR